In a single window of the Nocardiopsis composta genome:
- a CDS encoding type I polyketide synthase yields the protein MTSADSAHESTGPVPVHRMFERRAALDGGAPALVSAAGETSYRELDRRADGVAARLLRSGIGPGDLVGVRVRRGPGMIAAMLGVLKAGAAYVPVDPGDPEERSRHVIAESGMKALVSDGPAGSPGAEGPLLLDADGGQDADGQGAGGAVPDDLDAAAYALFTSGSTGTPKGAAMTHRALANLLSWHDRTRPGCCSLRTLQFCAISFDFSFHEIFSTLCFGGTLVLPSEEVRRDPDALAAHLAEHRVQRLFLPVTPLVALAEALRSRPRDLDLREVVTTGERLRLTPALRAMFHATGARLHNHYGATEFQDATAHTLSGPVRDWPEEVPAGRPIDNVSVHVLDPDGEPLPPGAEGELHIGGVGVSPGYVGRPDLTAERFVDGPGDLGRLYRTGDLASIGEDGVLRLLGRADDQVKVNGVRFEPGEVEALLLAHPEVADAAVAVSGEAGAQRITAYVVLRDGAEPEGAERRLHRDLSGRLTRALRPSAYVVLDAMPLTSSGKKDRRALPAPAARARLLDAPAERTGSPTEEAVAGLWREVLGLAEVGAEDNFFDVGGTSALLLELRARIADRLGAELTAVDLFRAPTVRALARRVDGGPRRAAARARTEPAPAGRGAVAIVGMSGRFPGADGIEEFWRALRAGEEGVVRFGEAGLEQTDPALAGHPDYVRAAAPLREVAGFDAAFFGIGAREAATIDPQQRVFLECAWEACEDAGLVPGAGSDRVGVFAGSSMSTYLMNNVAPAEGLPARGPLTEADIRQFQIRLGNDRNYLATRVSYLLGLNGPGVNVQTACSTSLVAVHQACRSLLDGECDAALAGGVSIAVPQRTGYLYEEGMIRSPDGRCRPFDAEASGTLFGNGCGVVLLKRLSDALADGDDVRAVILGSAVNNDGADKVGFTAPSVERQAEVVEQALRNARIDPAGIGYVEAHGTGTALGDPIEIAALTEAFGRVAAAPLPRGGCAVGSVKSNIGHLDEAAGVAGLIKAALAVRHGEIPATLHVRRPNPRIGFEETPFYVNTRLRPWPQGPGPRRAGVSSFGMGGTNCHAVLEEPPAGQAAAGTERRPQIILVSARTPEGLGEAARRHAAHLAGGRAEPLADVAATAATGRRHFEHRAAVVADTPEQARELLLEAARGSAPAAARSTAFLYGGQGSHSTAMGLELYRSLPVFRDALDACAEALRPHLPSPLLPEMFAGGDGTGPGPLEDTAWAQPALFAIGYALTRTWRALGVRPDVVIGHSIGEYAAAEAAGVLTLEDAAALVAARGRLMAALPRGAMVAVEAGPEEVAPLLRGAERHAAVAAVNGERATVLSGERAAVRRIAAELRERGTRCKELAVSHAFHSPMMDPAAERFAEVAEGVGFSAPHTPIVSTVTGGLIGDEIARPDHWVRNVREPVLFSAGLAAVEEFGAEAFVELSARPVLLGLLYGRDGEGKGPRVPSMRAGREREQLLRAAGELHRAGMQIDWSQVYPRGAHRRVALPTYPWRRRRYWIDPPAPAAPDAAPAAPGTHPVLGGRIELPESREARFTSVVGPRRLPWLADHRVFDTLVLPGVAYIEAALSAARAITGEPEQELTDFVIHRAMTFPDEDAERTVQVVAEPDGKGAHRLKILSREGASPDPAREWTLHASAVLARPAAGARPEEAERTPAAAGEELDPEEIYRGERGRGIDLGPRFHATAELRRDGTSCTSRIRLPDSERGDAGRYGVHPVLLEACFLALTVAYPRRHLRRTYVPAGAERIRWSAPIPPDVRCEAHIRPDEDGDAEALRGDVRLVGPDGGTLLSMEGILLKRAERTAMVGGGQPWRKWLYRTVWRPDPLPAGGGRADGEHWLVLSGTGLGPALARAARERGARCTLAAAGEPPTAALDRLLAEGGSAGAPPTAVIDCRAAEAPDGPPPDEAVRAHGERALALLQALARTAAGPPAAVLVTRGAQGAGEGPTAAPEQSALWGMAQAASRERTDLALSCVDLDPRSGAEEQAAALAAEVAACRAAPRGGLRTALRGTGPGGRRTARLESFDPPAGEAAVPRIDGSGTHLVTGGLGGLGLRFAGWLAEAGARHLVLAGRNGPGLDAEPAVKALREAGVRVEVLRADVSDAGQARGLVEAVRALPGLPPLRGVAHLAGVLDDGALTALTPARLARTTAVKATGAWHLHRACAGEELDYLLLFSSMSALLGAAGQVNYAAANAFLDGLASRLRGAGVPALSVQWGSWAETGMSAREEDPERAARDGERALAPAQALAALGWLLGAPPPDGVAAVLDVDWARRRDAHRGLPPLTADLAPESGDRPGPAAAQEWRIEAAPPGERRELLAARVRDALAGVLGTGGDIDPRARFATLGLDSVSSIELRNGIQEGLGIRLDLTLAFDHPTLADLTEYLCDRVLGPEPAPPAPPGAGEAGEDGAAGAARRLAEKLGVRIDGAR from the coding sequence ATGACCTCCGCCGACTCCGCGCACGAGTCCACCGGGCCGGTCCCGGTGCACCGCATGTTCGAGCGCCGGGCCGCCCTCGACGGCGGCGCCCCCGCACTGGTCTCCGCCGCCGGCGAGACGAGCTACCGCGAGCTGGACCGGCGCGCCGACGGGGTGGCGGCGCGGCTGCTCCGCTCCGGGATCGGCCCCGGCGACCTGGTCGGGGTGCGGGTCCGGCGGGGCCCGGGCATGATCGCGGCGATGCTCGGCGTGCTCAAGGCGGGGGCCGCCTACGTCCCGGTCGACCCGGGCGACCCCGAGGAGCGCTCCCGGCACGTCATCGCCGAATCCGGGATGAAGGCGCTGGTCTCCGACGGACCCGCCGGGAGTCCCGGCGCGGAGGGCCCGCTGCTGCTGGACGCGGACGGCGGGCAGGACGCGGACGGGCAGGGGGCCGGCGGCGCGGTCCCCGACGACCTCGACGCCGCCGCCTACGCCCTGTTCACCTCGGGCTCCACCGGGACCCCCAAAGGGGCGGCCATGACCCACCGGGCCCTGGCCAACCTGCTGTCCTGGCACGACCGGACCCGGCCGGGCTGCTGCTCGCTGCGGACCCTGCAGTTCTGCGCGATCAGCTTCGACTTCTCCTTCCACGAGATCTTCTCCACCCTGTGCTTCGGCGGCACCCTGGTCCTTCCCAGCGAGGAGGTCCGCCGCGACCCCGACGCCCTGGCCGCCCACCTCGCCGAGCACCGGGTGCAGCGGCTCTTCCTGCCGGTCACCCCGCTCGTCGCGCTCGCCGAGGCGCTCCGCTCCCGCCCCCGCGACCTGGACCTGCGCGAGGTCGTCACCACCGGGGAGCGGCTCCGCCTCACCCCGGCCCTGCGCGCGATGTTCCACGCCACCGGCGCCCGGCTGCACAACCACTACGGCGCCACGGAGTTCCAGGACGCCACCGCGCACACCCTGAGCGGCCCGGTGCGGGACTGGCCCGAGGAGGTTCCCGCCGGCCGGCCGATCGACAACGTCTCGGTGCACGTCCTCGACCCGGACGGGGAGCCGCTGCCGCCCGGCGCGGAAGGGGAGCTGCACATCGGCGGCGTCGGGGTCTCGCCCGGCTACGTGGGCCGCCCCGACCTGACCGCGGAGCGCTTCGTCGACGGCCCCGGCGACCTGGGCCGGCTGTACCGGACCGGCGACCTCGCCAGCATCGGCGAGGACGGCGTGCTGCGGCTGCTCGGCCGCGCCGACGACCAGGTCAAGGTGAACGGCGTCCGGTTCGAACCGGGGGAGGTCGAGGCGCTGCTGCTGGCCCACCCCGAGGTGGCCGACGCCGCCGTCGCGGTCTCCGGGGAGGCCGGGGCGCAGCGGATCACCGCCTATGTGGTGCTGCGCGACGGCGCTGAACCCGAAGGGGCGGAGCGGCGGCTGCACCGGGACCTGAGCGGCCGCCTGACCCGGGCCCTGCGCCCCTCGGCCTACGTGGTGCTGGACGCGATGCCGCTGACCTCCAGCGGGAAGAAGGACCGGCGGGCCCTCCCCGCGCCGGCCGCCCGCGCCCGCCTGCTCGACGCCCCCGCCGAGCGGACCGGCTCGCCCACCGAGGAGGCGGTGGCCGGGCTGTGGCGAGAGGTGCTCGGACTGGCGGAGGTCGGCGCGGAGGACAACTTCTTCGACGTCGGCGGAACCTCGGCGCTCCTGCTGGAGCTGCGCGCCAGGATCGCCGACCGGCTCGGCGCGGAGCTGACCGCCGTCGACCTGTTCCGCGCCCCCACCGTCCGGGCCCTGGCCCGCAGGGTGGACGGCGGCCCGCGGCGCGCCGCCGCGCGGGCCCGCACCGAGCCGGCCCCCGCCGGCCGCGGGGCCGTCGCCATCGTGGGCATGTCCGGCCGGTTCCCAGGCGCCGACGGGATCGAGGAGTTCTGGCGCGCGCTGCGCGCGGGCGAGGAGGGCGTCGTCCGGTTCGGCGAGGCCGGGCTGGAGCAGACCGACCCGGCACTGGCCGGGCACCCCGACTACGTGCGCGCGGCCGCACCGCTGCGCGAGGTGGCCGGGTTCGACGCGGCCTTCTTCGGCATCGGCGCCCGAGAGGCCGCCACCATCGACCCCCAGCAGCGCGTCTTCCTCGAATGCGCCTGGGAGGCCTGCGAGGACGCCGGGCTGGTGCCCGGCGCCGGCTCCGACCGGGTCGGCGTCTTCGCCGGCTCCAGCATGAGCACCTACCTGATGAACAACGTCGCGCCGGCCGAAGGGCTGCCGGCGCGCGGGCCGCTCACCGAGGCCGACATCCGCCAGTTCCAGATCCGCCTCGGCAACGACCGCAACTACCTGGCCACCCGGGTCTCCTACCTGCTCGGGCTGAACGGGCCCGGCGTCAACGTGCAGACCGCCTGCTCCACCTCGCTGGTCGCGGTGCACCAGGCCTGCCGGAGCCTGCTGGACGGCGAATGCGACGCCGCGCTGGCCGGCGGGGTGTCCATCGCGGTCCCGCAGCGCACCGGCTACCTCTACGAAGAGGGCATGATCCGCTCCCCCGACGGCAGGTGCCGGCCCTTCGACGCCGAGGCGTCGGGGACCCTGTTCGGCAACGGCTGCGGCGTGGTGCTGCTGAAGCGGCTCTCCGACGCGCTGGCCGACGGGGACGACGTGCGGGCGGTGATCCTGGGCAGCGCCGTCAACAACGACGGCGCCGACAAGGTCGGCTTCACCGCGCCCAGCGTCGAGCGGCAGGCCGAGGTGGTCGAGCAGGCGCTGCGCAACGCCCGCATCGACCCGGCCGGCATCGGCTACGTCGAGGCGCACGGCACCGGGACCGCCCTGGGCGACCCGATCGAGATCGCCGCGCTGACCGAGGCGTTCGGCAGGGTCGCCGCCGCACCGCTGCCCCGCGGCGGCTGCGCCGTGGGGTCGGTCAAGTCCAACATCGGCCACCTCGACGAGGCGGCCGGCGTCGCCGGCCTGATCAAGGCCGCGCTGGCGGTGCGGCACGGGGAGATCCCGGCGACGCTGCACGTCCGCCGCCCCAACCCCCGGATCGGTTTCGAGGAGACCCCGTTCTACGTCAACACCCGGCTGCGGCCCTGGCCGCAGGGCCCGGGACCGCGCCGCGCCGGGGTGAGCTCCTTCGGGATGGGCGGCACCAACTGCCACGCCGTGCTGGAGGAGCCGCCCGCCGGGCAGGCCGCCGCCGGCACCGAGCGGCGCCCGCAGATCATCCTGGTCAGCGCCCGCACACCGGAGGGCCTCGGCGAGGCCGCCCGGCGGCACGCCGCGCACCTGGCCGGCGGCCGCGCCGAACCGCTGGCCGACGTGGCCGCCACGGCCGCGACCGGGCGCCGCCACTTCGAGCACCGCGCCGCCGTGGTCGCCGACACCCCCGAGCAGGCGCGCGAGCTGCTCCTGGAGGCGGCCCGCGGCAGCGCCCCGGCGGCCGCCCGGAGCACCGCCTTCCTCTACGGCGGACAGGGGTCGCACTCCACGGCCATGGGTCTGGAGCTGTACCGCTCGCTGCCGGTCTTCCGGGACGCGCTGGACGCCTGCGCCGAGGCGCTGCGCCCGCACCTGCCCTCGCCGCTGCTGCCGGAGATGTTCGCCGGCGGCGACGGGACCGGGCCCGGCCCGCTGGAGGACACCGCCTGGGCCCAGCCCGCCCTGTTCGCGATCGGGTACGCGCTGACCCGGACCTGGCGGGCCCTGGGCGTCCGCCCTGACGTCGTCATCGGGCACAGCATCGGGGAGTACGCCGCCGCCGAGGCGGCCGGCGTCCTCACTCTGGAGGACGCGGCCGCGCTGGTCGCCGCCCGCGGCCGGCTGATGGCGGCGCTGCCGCGCGGCGCGATGGTCGCGGTCGAGGCCGGCCCGGAGGAGGTCGCGCCGCTGCTGCGCGGCGCGGAGCGGCACGCGGCGGTCGCTGCCGTCAACGGCGAGCGCGCCACGGTGCTGTCCGGGGAACGGGCGGCGGTCCGCCGGATCGCCGCCGAGCTGCGCGAACGCGGCACCAGGTGCAAGGAGCTCGCGGTCTCCCACGCCTTCCACTCGCCGATGATGGACCCGGCCGCCGAACGGTTCGCCGAGGTCGCCGAGGGGGTCGGGTTCAGCGCCCCGCACACGCCGATCGTCTCCACCGTCACCGGCGGACTCATCGGCGACGAGATCGCCCGGCCCGACCACTGGGTGCGCAACGTGCGCGAGCCGGTGCTCTTCTCCGCCGGACTGGCCGCCGTCGAGGAGTTCGGCGCCGAGGCGTTCGTGGAGCTGTCGGCCCGGCCGGTGCTGCTCGGCCTGCTGTACGGCAGGGACGGGGAGGGGAAAGGGCCGCGGGTGCCCAGCATGCGCGCCGGCCGGGAGCGCGAGCAGCTGCTGCGCGCCGCCGGGGAGCTGCACCGGGCGGGCATGCAGATCGACTGGTCGCAGGTGTACCCCCGGGGCGCCCACCGCAGGGTCGCGCTGCCCACCTACCCGTGGCGGCGCAGGCGGTACTGGATCGACCCGCCCGCGCCCGCGGCGCCGGACGCGGCGCCCGCCGCCCCCGGGACGCACCCGGTCCTCGGCGGGCGGATCGAGCTCCCCGAAAGCCGGGAGGCCCGGTTCACCTCGGTCGTCGGCCCGCGCCGCCTGCCCTGGCTCGCCGACCACCGGGTCTTCGACACCCTGGTGCTGCCCGGGGTGGCCTACATCGAGGCGGCGCTCTCCGCCGCCCGCGCGATCACCGGGGAGCCCGAACAGGAGCTCACCGACTTCGTCATCCACCGCGCGATGACCTTCCCCGACGAGGACGCCGAGCGCACGGTGCAGGTCGTCGCGGAACCGGACGGCAAGGGCGCCCACCGGCTGAAGATCCTCTCCCGCGAGGGGGCCTCGCCGGACCCGGCCCGGGAGTGGACCCTGCACGCCTCGGCCGTACTCGCCCGGCCCGCGGCCGGGGCGCGGCCCGAGGAGGCGGAGCGGACCCCGGCCGCCGCCGGGGAGGAGCTCGACCCGGAGGAGATCTACCGCGGCGAGCGCGGCCGCGGCATCGACCTGGGCCCCCGCTTCCACGCCACCGCGGAGCTGCGCAGGGACGGCACCTCGTGCACCTCGCGGATCCGGCTGCCCGACTCCGAGCGCGGCGACGCGGGCCGCTACGGCGTGCACCCGGTGCTGCTGGAGGCCTGCTTCCTCGCGCTGACCGTCGCCTACCCCCGGCGCCACCTCCGCCGCACCTACGTGCCCGCCGGAGCGGAGCGGATCCGCTGGTCGGCGCCGATCCCGCCGGACGTGCGCTGCGAGGCGCACATCCGGCCGGACGAGGACGGCGACGCCGAGGCGCTGCGCGGGGACGTCCGGCTGGTCGGCCCGGACGGCGGAACGCTGCTGTCCATGGAGGGCATCCTGCTCAAGCGCGCCGAGCGCACCGCGATGGTGGGCGGCGGGCAGCCGTGGCGGAAATGGCTGTACCGCACGGTCTGGCGCCCCGACCCGCTGCCGGCCGGGGGCGGCCGCGCCGACGGGGAGCACTGGCTCGTCCTCTCCGGCACCGGCCTCGGCCCCGCCCTCGCCCGGGCGGCCCGGGAGCGCGGCGCCCGGTGCACCCTGGCCGCCGCGGGCGAACCGCCCACCGCGGCCCTGGACCGGCTGCTCGCCGAGGGCGGCTCCGCGGGCGCCCCGCCCACCGCGGTGATCGACTGCCGCGCCGCCGAGGCCCCGGACGGGCCGCCGCCCGACGAGGCGGTGCGCGCGCACGGCGAGCGGGCCCTGGCGCTGCTGCAGGCGCTGGCCCGCACCGCGGCCGGGCCGCCGGCGGCGGTGCTCGTCACCCGCGGCGCCCAGGGCGCAGGGGAGGGGCCCACCGCGGCCCCCGAACAGAGCGCGCTGTGGGGCATGGCCCAGGCCGCCTCCCGGGAACGCACCGACCTCGCGCTGTCCTGCGTCGACCTGGACCCGCGGAGCGGCGCCGAGGAGCAGGCCGCGGCGCTCGCCGCCGAGGTCGCCGCCTGCCGGGCCGCCCCCCGCGGAGGCCTGCGCACCGCGCTGCGCGGCACCGGCCCGGGCGGGCGCCGGACGGCGCGCCTGGAGTCCTTCGACCCGCCGGCGGGGGAGGCCGCCGTCCCGCGGATCGACGGATCCGGAACCCACCTGGTCACCGGCGGCCTGGGCGGTCTCGGCCTCCGCTTCGCGGGCTGGCTGGCCGAGGCCGGTGCGCGCCACCTCGTGCTCGCCGGGCGGAACGGGCCCGGCCTCGACGCGGAACCGGCCGTCAAAGCGCTGCGCGAGGCCGGAGTCCGGGTCGAGGTGCTGCGGGCCGACGTCTCCGACGCCGGCCAGGCGCGCGGACTCGTCGAAGCGGTCCGCGCCCTCCCGGGGCTGCCGCCGCTGCGCGGCGTCGCACACCTGGCCGGGGTGCTCGACGACGGTGCGCTGACCGCCCTCACCCCCGCCCGCCTGGCCCGGACCACGGCGGTCAAGGCCACCGGCGCCTGGCACCTGCACCGCGCCTGCGCCGGAGAGGAACTGGACTACCTGCTGCTGTTCTCCTCGATGTCGGCGCTGCTGGGCGCCGCCGGCCAGGTGAACTACGCGGCGGCCAACGCGTTCCTGGACGGCCTGGCCTCGCGGCTGCGCGGTGCCGGTGTCCCCGCCCTCTCGGTGCAGTGGGGCTCGTGGGCGGAGACCGGGATGAGCGCCCGGGAGGAGGACCCGGAGCGGGCCGCCCGCGACGGCGAGCGCGCCCTGGCCCCGGCCCAGGCCCTGGCCGCCCTGGGCTGGCTGCTCGGCGCGCCGCCGCCGGACGGCGTGGCCGCCGTGCTCGACGTGGACTGGGCGCGGCGCCGCGACGCGCACCGCGGCCTCCCGCCGCTGACCGCCGACCTCGCCCCGGAGAGCGGAGACCGGCCCGGCCCGGCCGCGGCCCAGGAATGGCGCATCGAGGCCGCGCCGCCCGGAGAGCGCCGGGAGCTGCTGGCCGCACGGGTCCGCGACGCGCTCGCCGGAGTGCTGGGCACCGGCGGCGACATCGACCCGCGGGCGCGCTTCGCCACCCTCGGCCTGGACTCGGTGAGCTCCATCGAACTGCGCAACGGCATCCAGGAAGGACTGGGGATCCGGCTCGACCTCACCCTGGCCTTCGACCACCCCACCCTCGCCGACCTCACCGAGTACCTGTGCGACAGGGTCCTGGGACCGGAGCCCGCACCACCCGCCCCGCCCGGGGCGGGGGAAGCGGGGGAGGACGGGGCCGCCGGGGCGGCGCGCCGGCTGGCCGAGAAACTGGGGGTGCGGATCGATGGCGCCCGCTGA
- a CDS encoding helix-turn-helix domain-containing protein: protein MPRIESTPGRAGGDPAFRAYGDLLRFAAAFTQDFSAIVPQDWLPGLLPIVADPDAERTLRAPKRIACVRTGAPVRPGRTAPGVDVRFLSASPVWLAIGDRRAAFVSPTSRGAFHGGWTTTDPEGVRTAKGVFELVWCGARPKVPVALEATERREAILLWLAKGLTDSAIAKRLNVTDRTVRREISSLMRDSGATSRFQLGLRAALGGLPVQALTRAQQESTESAEGTEVRV from the coding sequence ATGCCCAGAATCGAGTCGACGCCGGGCCGCGCAGGCGGGGACCCCGCCTTTCGGGCCTACGGCGATCTCCTGAGATTCGCAGCCGCCTTCACCCAGGACTTCTCCGCGATCGTGCCCCAGGACTGGCTCCCCGGGCTGCTGCCGATCGTGGCGGACCCGGACGCCGAGCGGACGCTCCGGGCACCGAAGCGGATCGCCTGCGTACGGACCGGCGCACCGGTCCGGCCGGGCCGCACCGCCCCCGGCGTGGACGTCCGCTTCCTGTCGGCCTCCCCGGTCTGGCTGGCCATCGGCGACCGCCGGGCGGCGTTCGTCTCCCCGACCTCCCGCGGCGCCTTCCACGGGGGCTGGACGACCACCGACCCCGAGGGGGTGCGGACCGCCAAGGGCGTGTTCGAGCTGGTGTGGTGCGGCGCCCGGCCGAAGGTGCCCGTGGCGCTGGAGGCCACCGAGCGGCGGGAGGCCATCCTGCTGTGGCTGGCGAAGGGGCTGACCGACTCCGCCATCGCCAAGCGGCTCAACGTCACCGACCGCACCGTCCGCCGGGAGATCAGCTCGCTGATGCGGGACAGCGGTGCGACCAGCCGCTTCCAACTGGGCCTGCGGGCCGCACTGGGCGGGCTGCCCGTGCAGGCCCTCACCCGGGCGCAGCAGGAGAGCACCGAGAGCGCCGAGGGAACGGAGGTGCGGGTATGA
- a CDS encoding response regulator: MIRVVVADDQAAVRTGLSLILDGAEDIKVVAEAADGQEAVARARELRPDVLVMDIRMPNKDGISATRELAGVCDVLILTTFDLDEYVFGALRAGAAGFLLKSTDSDALLKAVRLIAQGEGMLSPAITRRLIRSFAPQRPAPDPEPRLEKLTRRERDVLKCIGQGLSNLEISRELDMADATAKTHVSRILSKLGLRSRVQAAILAQEHEAEL; this comes from the coding sequence GTGATCCGCGTGGTGGTCGCCGACGACCAGGCCGCCGTCCGGACGGGGCTCTCCCTCATCCTCGACGGGGCCGAGGACATCAAGGTCGTCGCCGAGGCCGCGGACGGGCAGGAGGCCGTCGCCCGGGCCCGCGAGCTCCGCCCCGACGTCCTGGTGATGGACATCCGGATGCCCAACAAGGACGGCATCTCGGCGACCCGGGAGCTCGCCGGCGTCTGCGACGTCCTCATCCTGACCACCTTCGACCTGGACGAGTACGTCTTCGGGGCGCTGCGCGCCGGTGCGGCGGGCTTCCTGCTGAAGAGCACCGACAGCGACGCCCTGCTCAAGGCCGTCCGGCTGATCGCCCAGGGCGAGGGGATGCTCTCGCCCGCGATCACCCGCCGGCTCATCCGCTCGTTCGCTCCCCAACGGCCCGCCCCCGACCCCGAACCTCGGCTGGAGAAGCTGACACGCAGGGAGCGCGACGTCTTGAAGTGCATCGGACAAGGACTTTCCAACCTGGAGATATCCCGAGAACTCGACATGGCGGACGCCACGGCCAAGACGCACGTCAGCCGAATCCTCTCCAAGCTCGGCCTGCGCAGCCGGGTCCAGGCGGCGATCCTGGCCCAGGAGCACGAGGCCGAGCTGTGA
- a CDS encoding sensor histidine kinase, producing MLRRVLASRDGKAAVMAAVVFGAGFVLLYSGAYASEDSAVPWAATQYGFPAQVLVVTLAMVCLGVALRYRFPLAVLVVGTVGFVADVLMGASLATILIYTDNIYAACVYGPRSMWRLLLMIATAASIAVGGAVYAVQQQLGGSLVFMVVIAAVLVTPVVTAAVVRQNRDRAEDQRVRADQLARMAELDRRQAVAAERNRMARELHDAIANRLSVIVLQSTALLSREDLDAETRRRLLATIHDDGVQGLDELRTMIGVLRDDEEEEPVTAAPRGLPAVQALVDGLGDEARLTVEGEPRPLPAAVELASFRIVQEAVTNALKHGGGPADVRLAYREEGVELQIENRLPGAAPARLPGGGLGLPGMRERAEALGGRFTAGEAPGDRWRVEAVLPAPSAKEVHR from the coding sequence ATGCTGCGGAGGGTACTGGCGAGTCGGGACGGAAAGGCCGCGGTTATGGCCGCGGTCGTCTTCGGCGCCGGCTTCGTGCTCCTGTATTCCGGGGCCTATGCCTCGGAGGACTCGGCGGTGCCCTGGGCGGCCACTCAGTACGGTTTTCCGGCCCAGGTGCTCGTCGTCACGCTGGCCATGGTCTGCCTCGGCGTCGCGCTGCGCTACCGGTTCCCCCTCGCGGTCCTGGTGGTGGGCACGGTGGGGTTCGTCGCCGACGTCCTCATGGGGGCCTCGCTGGCGACCATCCTGATCTACACCGACAACATCTACGCGGCCTGCGTCTACGGCCCGCGGTCGATGTGGCGGCTGCTGCTGATGATCGCCACCGCGGCGAGCATCGCGGTGGGCGGCGCGGTCTACGCCGTCCAGCAGCAGCTGGGCGGCAGCCTCGTCTTCATGGTGGTCATCGCCGCGGTGCTGGTCACCCCGGTGGTCACCGCGGCGGTCGTGCGGCAGAACCGGGACCGGGCCGAGGACCAGCGGGTCCGCGCCGACCAGTTGGCCCGGATGGCCGAACTGGACCGCCGGCAGGCGGTCGCGGCCGAGCGCAACCGCATGGCGCGCGAGCTGCACGACGCCATCGCCAACCGGCTCAGCGTCATCGTCCTGCAGTCCACCGCGCTGCTGTCCAGGGAGGACCTGGACGCGGAGACCCGCAGGCGGCTGCTGGCCACCATCCACGACGACGGCGTCCAGGGGCTCGACGAGCTGCGCACCATGATCGGGGTGCTGCGCGACGACGAGGAGGAGGAACCGGTCACGGCCGCCCCGCGCGGACTGCCCGCTGTACAGGCGCTGGTCGACGGGCTCGGCGACGAGGCCCGCCTCACCGTCGAGGGGGAGCCGCGCCCGCTGCCGGCGGCGGTGGAACTGGCGTCGTTCCGCATCGTCCAGGAGGCGGTGACCAACGCGCTCAAGCACGGCGGCGGCCCCGCGGACGTCCGGCTCGCCTACCGGGAGGAAGGGGTGGAGTTGCAGATCGAGAACAGGCTCCCCGGCGCCGCGCCGGCACGCCTCCCCGGAGGAGGCCTGGGCCTGCCGGGCATGCGGGAGAGGGCCGAGGCGCTGGGCGGCCGGTTCACCGCGGGCGAGGCCCCCGGCGACCGCTGGCGCGTGGAGGCGGTACTGCCCGCCCCGTCGGCCAAGGAGGTGCACCGGTGA